The Coffea arabica cultivar ET-39 chromosome 4e, Coffea Arabica ET-39 HiFi, whole genome shotgun sequence genome includes a window with the following:
- the LOC140006149 gene encoding uncharacterized protein → MAEYEPAFIDDVSVPVPHEPAIIDDVSVPVPLELEGVVDDAEAGETRMNSSGHGRTKGSGQASKKENENGQAILPWVIFGAMALGVAAAATICGAVIFTKKSGETLESADKLFKSLTALAKKWAAAPPADVHIDKVFDKVFVNVDYTWYKRG, encoded by the exons ATGGCAGAG TATGAACCGGCGTTCATAGATGATGTGTCTGTGCCTGTACCACATGAACCAGCGATCATAGATGATGTGTCTGTGCCTGTGCCTTTGGAACTTGAAGGTGTTGTCGATGATGCGGAAGCAGGTGAGACCAGAATGAACAGTTCAGGCCATGGTAGAACAAAGGGTTCGGGCCAAGCATCcaagaaggaaaatgaaaacGGCCAAGCCATCTTACCCTGGGTCATATTTGGGGCAATGGCACTTGGCGTGGCTGCTGCAGCTACCATCTGTGGTGCTGTAATTTTCACTAAAAAGAGTGGTGAGACTCTTGAAAGTGCTGATAAGCTCTTCAAGAGTCTCACTGCCTTGGCTAAAAAGTGGGCAGCGGCACCTCCTGCTGATGTCCACATTGACAAAGTATTTGACAAAGTATTTGTCAATGTGGACTACACGTGGTATAAGCGGGGCTAA
- the LOC140005656 gene encoding zinc finger BED domain-containing protein RICESLEEPER 3-like: MAIAAILDPRQKMRVVEFAFPQMFPSFEAQEHIFSVKKALFELYDEYADLNATGNENAVHSCASEGPQKNATSSSRWVDFDEYCDEMETTEPQKSELVDYLEKARLKTGSNPNAYDCLEWWKSNRVAYPILSEMAADILAIPVTTVASEATFSAGTRVIDSYRASLHPDTVQVLLCAGDWCRKLHGISKKVKEAKIIKEIELPKI, encoded by the exons ATGGCTATTGCTGCCATTTTAGATCCAAGGCAGAAAATGAGAGTTGTTGAGTTTGCCTTCCCTCAAATGTTTCCATCTTTTGAGGCACAAGAACATATTTTCAGCGTGAAGAAAGCTTTATTTGAGCTTTATGATGAGTATGCAGATTTGAATGCAACTGGAAATGAAAATGCAGTCCACTCATGTGCTTCAGAAGGGCCACAAAAAAATGCAACATCTTCTTCTAGGTGGGTTGACTTTGATGAGTACTGTGACGAAATGGAGACTACTGAGCCACAAAAATCTGAATTGGTGGATTATTTAGAAAAGGCTCGCCTAAAGACTGGTTCCAACCCAAATGCCTATGATTGTTTGGAGTGGTGGAAAAGCAATAGGGTTGCGTATCCAATATTGTCCGAAATGGCGGCTGACATCTTGGCTATTCCTGTAACTACAGTGGCATCTGAGGCCACATTTAGTGCCGGAACTCGAGTTATTGATAGCTATCGTGCTTCCCTTCATCCAGATACGGTTCAAGTGTTGTTGTGTGCAGGGGACTGGTGTAGAAAGCTTCACGGGATCTCAAAGAAAGTGAAA GaagctaaaataatcaaagaaaTTGAATTGCCCAAGATTTGA
- the LOC140005657 gene encoding zinc finger BED domain-containing protein RICESLEEPER 2-like, which produces MNPGNMMTNPITQSTPLGNIQEGQEAVVIDDNNEEGENDKLDEDDEFHIPKRNKTSEAWEDFNEFEENGNYYAICRYCNKKLSRGKSKQTTSLWRHRNSCPSRKASLRQAAQQTKLNFQPADDAFPSIPPLHTGKFDMEKMREAAAHWIVMHEHPFTILEEEGLNIFLKRGMPEWQKIIRGVAKNDCVAVYELEKKKLKKKLRNVKKVSLTTDLWKSKNQKIEYMVIIGHWIDSDWKLQKRVLNFVHIPPPRRGVEIAASLFKCVKDWGIEQKIHTISVDNASANDVAIRVLRDDFSRSKKLLGGGLSEIADIVNKIRDSVDFVNRSETRLLLFAEIAQQLQIPGKKLLYDCRTRWNATFEMLSCAMKFKDVFPRFQDRDPLYDSCPAYEDWEKAEKVCSVLEKFWAATHVISGSEYPTSNLFLQEAVKIKKLLDSRENDENDFIRAMIRKMKAKFDK; this is translated from the exons ATGAATCCAGGAAACATGATGACTAATCCAATTACACAAAGTACTCCTTTGGGTAATATACAAGAAGGACAAGAAGCTGTGGTTATTGACGATAACAatgaagaaggagaaaatgataaattagatgaagatgatgaatTCCATATTCCAAAACGGAATAAAACTTCTGAAGCTTGGGAGGACTTCAACGAATTTGAAGAAAATGGCAATTACTATGCCATTTGCCGTTACTGCAATAAAAAGCTATCGAGGGGTAAATCAAAGCAAACAACTAGCTTGTGGCGGCACCGAAACTCATGTCCATCTAGAAAAGCAAGTTTAAGACAAGCTGCACAACAAACGAAACTGAACTTTCAGCCGGCTGATGATGCATTTCCTTCTATACCACCGTTGCATACCGGAAAATTTGACATGGAGAAAATGAGAGAAGCCGCTGCACATTGGATTGTGATGCACGAACATCCCTTCACCATTCTTGAAGAAGAAGGTTTGAATATTTTCCTAAAGCGTGGCATGCCCGAGTGGCAAAAGATCATTAGAGGAGTAGCAAAAAATGATTGTGTGGCAGTCTATGAACTTGAGAAAAAGAAGCTGAAGAAAAAGTTAAGAAATGTGAAAAAGGTAAGCCTCACAACCGATCTTTGGAAATCTAAAAATCAAAAGATCGAATATATGGTTATTATTGGCCATTGGATTGACTCAGATTGGAAGCTACAAAAGAGAGTGCTCAACTTTGTTCACATACCACCTCCTAGACGAGGGGTTGAGATTGCTGCTTCACTCTTCAAGTGTGTGAAGGATTGGGGTATTGAGcaaaaaatacacacaatttcaGTTGATAATGCTTCAGCCAATGATGTGGCTATTAGAGTTTTGCGGGATGATTTTAGTAGATCGAAGAAACTATTAGGTGGCG GCCTTTCTGAGATTGCGGACATTGTAAACAAAATTAGGGACAGCGTCGATTTTGTCAATCGCTCAGAGACCAGATTATTGTTGTTCGCTGAGATTGCACAACAACTTCAAATACCCGGGAAAAAGTTGCTTTATGATTGTCGAACAAGATGGAATGCCACCTTCGAAATGCTAAGCTGTGCTATGAAGTTCAAAGATGTTTTTCCTCGTTTTCAAGATAGAGATCCACTCTATGATTCCTGTCCAGCTTATGAGGATTGGGAAAAAGCAGAAAAAGTGTGCTCTGTGTTAGAGAAATTTTGGGCAGCCACGCATGTGATATCCGGGAGTGAATATCCTACGAGCAATTTATTCCTTCAAGAGGCTGTGAAAATTAAGAAACTCTTAGATTCtcgagaaaatgatgaaaatgactTCATCCGAGCTATGATTAGAAAGATGAAGGCCAAGTTCGACAAATAA